From Calothrix sp. PCC 6303, a single genomic window includes:
- a CDS encoding thiamine pyrophosphate-dependent enzyme: MSEGFTMLLTDKIIFNQKSNQTNSLVNPRNKQLIEPTVADSIVQILTGLGVCHAFGIGGGAIAPIWEALEQSSIDVLHFRHEAGAAFAAMEAYFANNSPVAVFTTTGPGIMNTLTGIAAARWEGAKVILISACTPENKQGKWAFQETSPNTMPEEIFTNGSLFDYARRIKSSDELAEIDQQLAIGFSKPGGFVAHLSIATDIQTHNGCRIFPDKSKLPLFIPDEKVINQVREILSSESFAIWVGFGARDAAKEILQLAERTGAAVMSSPRGKGIFPENHPQYLGVTGFAGHDSVLEYMQSTPPQRILVLGTRLGEFTSFWNPVMIPPKGFIHVDIDQQVPGAAYPEVNTIPVISDINIFVSTLLQKLSHTTASKLSKKQTKFSAQHYQHSTFSKRNGNCYTGLVRPQTLMNEIQEIIVEGSNSIVLADAGNCLSWATHYLKFNQPKRWRGSTGFGSMGYATTGVIGTTLASAKKAVVIVGDGAMLMNNEINTAVQYNIPAVWIVLNDASYGMCAQGTKKQGYTNVKTEIAPTNFAMLACSMGADGICVDNESQLKAAISKAMKSKLPFVIDVKINAAETAPIGMRIDSLIQQAINTNVKNKCNI; this comes from the coding sequence ATGTCAGAGGGTTTCACAATGTTACTCACAGATAAAATTATTTTTAATCAAAAATCTAACCAGACAAATTCTCTTGTAAATCCCAGAAACAAACAATTAATAGAACCAACAGTAGCAGATAGTATTGTTCAAATATTGACTGGATTAGGAGTATGTCATGCATTTGGAATTGGAGGAGGTGCGATCGCGCCAATATGGGAAGCTTTAGAACAAAGCTCAATAGATGTGCTGCACTTTCGTCACGAAGCAGGAGCAGCTTTTGCAGCAATGGAGGCTTATTTTGCGAATAACTCTCCTGTTGCAGTATTTACCACAACAGGACCAGGCATTATGAATACCTTAACTGGCATTGCTGCTGCACGCTGGGAAGGAGCTAAGGTAATTTTAATATCAGCTTGTACTCCAGAAAATAAACAGGGAAAGTGGGCATTTCAGGAAACAAGCCCTAACACCATGCCTGAAGAAATTTTTACTAATGGCAGTCTGTTCGACTATGCACGTCGTATCAAGTCAAGTGATGAATTAGCAGAAATTGATCAACAGCTTGCCATTGGATTTTCTAAACCAGGTGGATTTGTTGCTCATCTCAGTATTGCTACTGATATTCAAACCCATAACGGTTGTCGTATTTTTCCAGACAAATCCAAATTGCCATTATTTATCCCAGATGAGAAAGTAATCAATCAAGTTAGGGAAATATTATCTAGTGAGTCTTTCGCTATATGGGTTGGCTTTGGTGCCCGTGATGCTGCCAAAGAAATACTCCAATTAGCAGAAAGAACAGGTGCAGCAGTCATGAGTTCTCCCCGTGGTAAAGGGATATTTCCCGAAAATCATCCCCAATATCTTGGTGTAACAGGATTTGCAGGACATGACTCAGTTTTGGAATACATGCAATCTACACCACCCCAACGTATTTTAGTCTTAGGTACTCGTTTGGGAGAATTTACCTCATTCTGGAATCCCGTGATGATACCCCCGAAGGGATTTATTCATGTCGATATTGACCAACAAGTTCCAGGGGCGGCTTATCCAGAGGTGAATACAATTCCCGTAATTTCAGATATTAATATATTCGTAAGTACGTTGCTGCAAAAACTATCTCATACCACGGCATCTAAATTATCGAAAAAACAAACTAAATTTTCAGCGCAACATTACCAGCATTCTACATTCTCAAAACGGAATGGGAATTGTTACACAGGTTTAGTTAGACCACAAACGCTGATGAATGAAATTCAAGAAATAATAGTTGAAGGAAGTAATTCTATAGTTCTTGCTGACGCTGGTAATTGTCTTTCTTGGGCAACTCATTATCTCAAATTTAACCAACCAAAGCGTTGGAGAGGAAGTACGGGTTTCGGCTCGATGGGATATGCCACAACTGGTGTTATTGGAACAACTTTAGCAAGTGCTAAAAAAGCAGTAGTAATAGTCGGTGATGGTGCAATGCTGATGAACAATGAAATTAATACAGCCGTGCAGTACAATATCCCCGCAGTTTGGATTGTTCTTAATGATGCCAGCTATGGAATGTGTGCCCAAGGAACTAAAAAACAAGGATACACAAACGTTAAAACAGAAATTGCACCAACAAATTTTGCAATGCTGGCGTGTAGTATGGGTGCAGATGGAATTTGTGTAGACAATGAATCTCAACTCAAAGCTGCAATATCAAAGGCAATGAAATCTAAACTGCCATTTGTCATAGATGTTAAAATCAACGCTGCCGAAACTGCACCAATTGGTATGCGGATAGATAGCTTAATTCAGCAGGCAATTAACACTAATGTGAAAAATAAATGTAACATATAA